One part of the Truepera radiovictrix DSM 17093 genome encodes these proteins:
- a CDS encoding ROK family transcriptional regulator — MPTYNQRLVLELVRVRGPISRADIVRLSGLTFPSVSRIVGELIERNLIAEKRQRRGGMGKPPTELELNPESAFSIGLNVDRDHLSAVIVDLAGVVKGHYHHPLEDPSPKSVLPLLSEAAETLLNEHGVAKSLLLGAGVGLPAPLHTSAVDGLSHNSALPEDLSGWQSVALPTTLGQQLGCPVLLENNATAAAIGERWYGVGRNIDNFFFVFFGYGVGGGLILEGRPHVGFRGFAGEFGNIPIRAPKRGMPKHTGEYAAMGLLHERLKEAGVATDAETLAARYAEGDAIILEWLDTAAQHLAPALVYAEYLIDPEAIIFGGRLPAPLTDGLIERVAALLPALRHPAKPYEPRLLRGETGENAAALGAATIPIYRALTPDPVPEGRYYSRAHPATVQPMRAF, encoded by the coding sequence ATGCCCACCTATAACCAACGCCTCGTGCTCGAGCTCGTGCGGGTGCGCGGGCCCATCTCGCGGGCGGACATCGTCCGGCTCTCGGGCCTGACGTTCCCCTCGGTGTCGCGGATCGTCGGGGAACTCATCGAGCGCAACCTGATCGCGGAGAAGCGCCAGCGGCGCGGCGGTATGGGCAAACCACCGACCGAGCTCGAGCTCAACCCCGAGAGCGCCTTTTCGATCGGGCTCAACGTCGACCGCGATCACCTCTCGGCGGTGATCGTGGACCTTGCGGGCGTGGTCAAAGGGCACTACCACCATCCGCTCGAAGACCCGAGCCCCAAGTCGGTGCTCCCCCTCCTCTCAGAGGCGGCCGAAACGCTCCTAAACGAGCACGGCGTCGCCAAGAGCCTCCTCTTGGGGGCGGGGGTTGGGTTGCCCGCGCCGCTACACACCTCGGCCGTCGACGGGCTTTCGCATAACAGCGCCCTGCCCGAGGACCTCTCGGGGTGGCAGAGCGTGGCGCTGCCGACGACCTTGGGTCAGCAGCTCGGGTGCCCCGTCCTGCTCGAGAACAACGCCACGGCGGCGGCGATTGGCGAGCGTTGGTACGGCGTCGGGCGCAACATCGACAACTTCTTCTTCGTCTTTTTCGGCTACGGCGTAGGGGGTGGGCTCATCCTCGAGGGGCGGCCGCACGTCGGCTTCCGCGGGTTTGCGGGGGAGTTCGGCAACATCCCCATCCGCGCGCCCAAGCGGGGGATGCCGAAGCACACCGGCGAGTACGCCGCCATGGGGTTGCTCCATGAGCGGCTCAAAGAGGCCGGTGTCGCTACCGACGCCGAAACGCTCGCGGCGCGCTACGCCGAGGGTGACGCGATCATCCTCGAGTGGTTGGACACGGCGGCGCAGCACCTCGCGCCCGCCCTCGTCTACGCCGAGTACCTCATAGACCCCGAGGCGATCATCTTCGGCGGCAGGCTCCCGGCGCCCCTCACCGACGGGCTCATCGAGCGCGTCGCGGCGCTTTTGCCCGCGCTGCGCCACCCCGCCAAACCGTACGAGCCGCGCCTTCTGCGCGGTGAGACGGGGGAGAACGCGGCCGCCCTGGGCGCAGCGACGATCCCCATCTACCGCGCGCTGACCCCCGACCCGGTCCCCGAGGGGCGCTACTACAGCCGCGCCCATCCGGCGACCGTGCAACCCATGCGGGCGTTTTAA
- a CDS encoding RNHCP domain-containing protein encodes MRRFTAQGTNEGFTCRHCGAAVPPLANGSYRNHCPRCLYSLHVDVFPGDRASDCGGLLEPIGVEHSGKKGWVIVHRCGRCGALRRNKAALDDPAAPDSFERLLELSQGPR; translated from the coding sequence GTGCGCCGCTTTACCGCCCAGGGCACCAACGAGGGGTTTACGTGCCGCCACTGCGGCGCTGCGGTGCCGCCTTTAGCCAACGGCAGCTACCGCAACCACTGCCCGCGCTGCCTCTACTCGCTTCACGTCGACGTCTTCCCGGGCGACCGCGCGAGCGACTGCGGCGGCCTGCTCGAGCCCATCGGGGTCGAGCACAGCGGCAAGAAGGGCTGGGTCATCGTCCACCGCTGCGGGCGCTGCGGCGCGCTGCGGCGCAACAAGGCGGCGCTGGACGACCCCGCGGCGCCCGACAGCTTTGAGCGGCTGCTCGAGCTCTCGCAAGGGCCGCGCTAG
- a CDS encoding enoyl-CoA hydratase-related protein, with translation MPPRTYETLSLDLRAGVLTLALNRPHVLNALSPQLLEELRRALQEDAADPSVRAVLLTGTGRGFCSGADLAETDLEAGAEVVVERLYNPVVHALLALQKPVVAAVNGVAAGAGMSLALACDVRLLSQNAVFALGFSRIGLVMDASCSYFLPRLIGPARTLELAYSGRKVGAEEALAMGLGEHLYPAEGFLEAAFDYVKALAAGPTRSFALIKQQVAASAHNDLEAQLALEAALQGEASRTADFTEGVRAFAEKRPPAFEGR, from the coding sequence ATGCCACCTAGAACCTACGAGACCCTCAGCCTCGACCTGCGGGCGGGGGTGCTCACCCTAGCGCTCAACCGCCCACACGTCCTGAACGCCCTCTCGCCGCAGCTGTTAGAGGAGTTGCGGCGCGCGCTCCAGGAGGACGCGGCCGACCCCTCGGTGCGGGCGGTGCTCCTGACGGGGACGGGGCGCGGCTTCTGCTCGGGGGCCGACCTCGCCGAGACCGACCTGGAGGCGGGCGCCGAGGTCGTCGTCGAGCGCCTTTACAACCCCGTTGTCCACGCTCTGCTCGCGCTGCAAAAGCCCGTCGTCGCGGCCGTCAACGGGGTCGCGGCGGGGGCGGGGATGAGCCTCGCGCTGGCCTGCGACGTGCGCCTGCTGTCACAAAACGCCGTGTTCGCGCTCGGCTTTTCGCGCATCGGTCTGGTGATGGACGCCTCGTGTTCGTACTTTTTGCCGCGCCTCATCGGCCCCGCGCGCACGCTCGAGCTGGCCTATAGCGGGCGCAAGGTCGGCGCCGAGGAGGCGCTCGCCATGGGGCTCGGCGAACACCTCTACCCCGCCGAGGGGTTTTTGGAGGCGGCGTTTGACTACGTCAAGGCGCTCGCCGCGGGGCCGACGCGGAGCTTCGCGCTGATCAAGCAGCAGGTCGCCGCTTCGGCGCACAACGACCTTGAGGCGCAGCTCGCGCTCGAGGCGGCCTTACAGGGTGAGGCGAGCCGGACGGCCGACTTCACCGAGGGGGTGCGGGCCTTTGCGGAGAAGCGCCCCCCCGCCTTCGAGGGGCGTTAG
- a CDS encoding amidohydrolase translates to MALPEGLRDTLFVGTILTMDEARPRAEALLVRGGRIAAVGALAAVAPLAAPGAERVELSGRALLPGFHDAHVHLTQHGLNLDRLDLIATQSLEEALQAVAARAQVTEPGAWIEGSGLSMSRWGVSRLDKRDLDRVSPHHPVVLRSQDGHSVWANSLALARAGVHAQTPDPEHGIIERDEAGEPTGRLLEQASALVMRALPAPTEAALRRALARAGAHLASLGITTVHHMAYEPPSYFRQLALAASDEAFSLRVWACVPHEDLEHAAALGLATGQGGGRFAVGGAKFFADGAIGSLTAWMLEPYAGTRTCGVAVHGPEVLRERLPLAISQGLTPVVHAIGDAANRAVVSAFEATRPLWEGAGLRPRLEHAQHLHPDDLARLAALRIPVSMQPVHLVFDAKRVAELLPDRIAGYCATRSLLAAGAPLAFGSDTPVADPDVRLGLRAATTRVAATGEALNPAETVPVEAALAAYTRGAAYAIGREGRSGRLAPGFDADLVVLSHDPTATLDGLEVAGTMLAGRWTYRPGDPAGDARYTHA, encoded by the coding sequence ATGGCGCTGCCCGAAGGCCTGCGTGACACGCTCTTTGTCGGCACCATCCTCACGATGGATGAGGCGCGCCCCCGGGCCGAAGCGCTCCTCGTGCGCGGGGGGCGGATCGCCGCGGTCGGCGCGCTCGCCGCGGTCGCGCCGCTCGCCGCCCCCGGAGCCGAGCGCGTCGAGCTGTCTGGGCGCGCGCTGCTGCCCGGGTTTCACGACGCGCACGTGCACCTCACGCAGCACGGCCTCAACCTCGACCGCCTCGACCTAATCGCCACCCAGAGCTTGGAGGAGGCGCTCCAGGCGGTCGCGGCGCGCGCGCAGGTGACCGAGCCGGGCGCCTGGATCGAGGGCTCGGGGCTCTCCATGAGCCGCTGGGGGGTGTCGCGCCTCGACAAACGCGACCTCGACCGGGTGTCGCCGCACCACCCCGTGGTGCTCCGCTCGCAAGACGGTCACTCGGTGTGGGCCAACTCGCTCGCGCTGGCGCGTGCGGGCGTCCACGCCCAGACCCCCGACCCCGAACACGGCATCATCGAGCGGGACGAGGCGGGCGAGCCCACGGGCCGCCTTTTGGAGCAGGCCTCGGCGCTCGTGATGCGCGCGCTGCCCGCCCCCACGGAGGCGGCGCTGCGCCGGGCGCTGGCGCGGGCCGGCGCGCACCTCGCGAGCCTCGGCATCACCACCGTGCACCACATGGCCTACGAGCCGCCGAGCTACTTCCGGCAACTCGCGCTCGCGGCGAGCGATGAGGCGTTCTCGCTGCGTGTCTGGGCGTGCGTGCCGCACGAGGACCTCGAGCACGCGGCGGCGCTCGGGTTGGCGACGGGGCAGGGGGGCGGGCGCTTCGCGGTGGGGGGCGCCAAGTTCTTCGCCGACGGGGCGATAGGCAGCCTGACGGCCTGGATGCTCGAGCCCTACGCCGGCACCCGCACGTGCGGCGTCGCCGTGCACGGCCCCGAGGTGCTGCGCGAGCGGCTGCCGCTGGCTATCTCACAGGGCCTGACGCCCGTCGTTCACGCCATCGGCGACGCCGCTAACCGCGCGGTGGTGAGCGCTTTCGAGGCGACCCGGCCGCTCTGGGAGGGGGCGGGGTTGCGCCCGCGGCTCGAGCACGCCCAACACCTGCACCCCGACGACCTCGCCCGCCTCGCCGCGCTCCGCATCCCCGTCTCCATGCAGCCCGTGCACCTGGTCTTCGACGCCAAGCGCGTCGCCGAGCTTCTCCCCGACCGGATCGCGGGCTACTGCGCCACGCGCTCGCTGCTCGCGGCGGGGGCCCCGCTCGCTTTCGGGTCGGACACGCCCGTTGCCGACCCCGACGTGAGGCTCGGGTTGCGCGCCGCCACCACGCGCGTCGCGGCGACCGGCGAGGCGCTCAACCCGGCCGAGACCGTACCGGTCGAGGCGGCGCTGGCGGCCTACACGCGGGGCGCCGCTTACGCCATCGGGCGCGAGGGGCGTTCGGGGCGGCTCGCGCCCGGCTTCGACGCCGACCTCGTCGTGCTCTCGCACGACCCCACGGCGACCTTAGACGGGCTCGAGGTCGCGGGGACGATGCTGGCGGGGCGGTGGACCTACCGCCCTGGTGACCCCGCGGGTGACGCGCGCTATACTCACGCATGA
- a CDS encoding glutamate-5-semialdehyde dehydrogenase, whose product MTRAAERSSELDLSNLLRRARVAARALPRAPRSAALRAVADALEADAEVILAANAEDVAAERARGTAAPLVDRLALSPARLSGIAAAVRQVAALPDPLHRVLAGWRLENGLQVQKVTVPFGVIGMIYESRPNVTVDAAALALKAGSAAVLRGSANALRSNRALVAAVRRALAGAGLPEDAVQLIDSPDRALVTQLLAARGQVDLVIPRGGASLIGHVVETAKVPVLETGVGNCHVFVDASADLEMAERIVLNAKVQRPGVCNAAETLLVHEAVAKAFVPQTLAALAAAGVELRGCERTRALFPAARAASEIDWATEYLDLKLAVRVVASLEEALEHINRYGTGHSEAIVTRSRDAARRFEEEVDAAAVFVNASTRFTDGFEFGFGAEIGISTQKLHARGPMGLAEMVTYKYLLEGDGQVRT is encoded by the coding sequence ATGACCCGAGCTGCCGAGCGCTCCAGTGAGCTAGACCTCTCCAACCTGCTGCGGCGGGCGCGCGTCGCCGCGCGCGCCCTGCCCCGCGCCCCCCGGAGCGCCGCGCTGCGCGCCGTGGCCGACGCCCTCGAGGCGGACGCCGAGGTGATCCTCGCGGCGAACGCCGAGGACGTCGCGGCCGAGCGCGCGCGCGGCACCGCCGCCCCCCTCGTCGACCGTCTGGCGCTCTCCCCAGCGCGCCTGTCCGGCATCGCGGCGGCGGTGCGGCAGGTCGCCGCCCTGCCCGACCCCTTGCACCGCGTCCTCGCGGGGTGGCGGCTCGAGAACGGCCTGCAGGTGCAGAAGGTCACCGTGCCCTTCGGGGTGATCGGCATGATCTACGAGTCGCGCCCGAACGTCACCGTCGACGCGGCCGCGCTCGCCCTCAAAGCGGGGAGCGCGGCCGTGCTGCGCGGTTCGGCGAACGCCCTCAGGAGCAACCGCGCCTTGGTCGCCGCGGTGCGCCGCGCGCTCGCCGGCGCGGGGCTCCCCGAGGACGCGGTGCAGCTCATCGACTCGCCCGACCGGGCGCTCGTGACGCAGCTTCTAGCGGCCCGCGGCCAGGTCGACCTGGTCATCCCCAGGGGCGGCGCGTCGCTGATCGGTCACGTCGTCGAGACGGCCAAGGTGCCGGTGCTCGAGACCGGCGTCGGCAACTGCCACGTCTTCGTCGACGCCTCGGCCGACCTGGAGATGGCCGAGCGGATCGTCCTCAACGCCAAGGTGCAGCGGCCAGGGGTGTGCAACGCCGCCGAGACGCTGCTCGTCCACGAGGCGGTCGCTAAGGCCTTCGTGCCCCAAACGCTGGCCGCGCTCGCGGCGGCCGGCGTCGAGCTGCGCGGCTGCGAGCGCACGCGCGCGCTCTTCCCGGCGGCGCGGGCGGCCAGTGAAATCGATTGGGCGACCGAGTACCTAGACCTCAAACTCGCCGTGCGGGTCGTGGCGAGCTTGGAGGAGGCGCTCGAGCACATCAATCGCTACGGTACGGGCCACTCTGAGGCTATCGTGACGCGTTCGCGCGACGCCGCGCGGCGCTTCGAGGAGGAGGTCGACGCGGCGGCGGTCTTCGTCAACGCCTCGACCCGTTTTACCGACGGCTTCGAGTTCGGCTTCGGCGCCGAGATCGGCATCTCGACCCAGAAGCTGCACGCCCGTGGACCGATGGGGCTCGCCGAGATGGTGACCTACAAGTACCTCTTGGAGGGGGACGGTCAGGTGCGCACCTAG
- a CDS encoding DNA topoisomerase subunit B, translated as MLTTYTADSIKVLKGLEGVRKRPAMYVQGGTGVDGYHQLLTEIIDNAIDEALAGHADTVEVVLNPDGSATVADNGRGIPVGMMKREGRHAIEVIFTELHAGGKFDSDAYKVSGGLHGVGSSVVNALSVFLEAEVKSGGKLHRIRFDRGEVTEPVHVIGKVKPGDTGSKVTFLPDHDIFKEVKAFDYARIRRRLRELAFLTAGVKITLEDRRGAEPKREVFQEKGGVAAFALTLAEGNYLYDKPVLIRGHADDIEVEVGFIHTGAYVQTILTYANMITNRDGGTHLTGFKTAYTRVLNNYAKAKNLIKKGDPAPTGDDFLEGISCVVSVKLGDPQFESQAKVKLLNPEAQSAVQSVVYERLTEFLEENPKVAKAIIEKAVHAAKAREAARKARDLVRRANPIDNDELPGKLADCQSEDPSVSELYIVEGNSAGGSAKGGRERRFQAILPLRGKVLNVEKAQLSKVLKNAEIRAMIAAIGAGLEGTGDDAHFDLESVRYHRIIIMADADVDGSHIRTLLLTFFYNYMRPLIDAGYLYLAQPPLYAVRFGREKDVTYVYDDADLQRLLAENKGRKYELQRFKGLGEMNPEELWATTMNPETRILKKVTVEDALDAKETFEVLMGTEVPPRRRFIEENAHLAQLDV; from the coding sequence ATGTTGACGACCTACACAGCGGACAGCATCAAGGTACTTAAAGGTTTGGAGGGGGTGCGTAAGCGCCCGGCGATGTATGTTCAAGGGGGCACGGGGGTCGACGGGTACCACCAGCTCCTCACTGAGATCATCGACAACGCTATCGATGAGGCCTTGGCGGGTCACGCCGACACCGTCGAGGTGGTTTTAAACCCCGACGGCTCGGCGACGGTCGCTGACAACGGCCGCGGTATCCCCGTGGGCATGATGAAGCGCGAGGGGCGTCACGCCATCGAGGTGATCTTTACCGAGCTGCACGCGGGTGGCAAGTTCGACTCGGACGCCTACAAGGTCTCCGGGGGGCTCCACGGCGTCGGGTCGTCGGTCGTCAACGCACTTTCGGTGTTTCTAGAAGCCGAGGTCAAGTCCGGTGGAAAACTGCACCGCATCCGCTTCGACCGCGGCGAGGTGACCGAACCGGTTCACGTCATCGGCAAGGTCAAACCGGGTGACACCGGCTCCAAGGTCACCTTTCTGCCCGACCACGACATCTTTAAAGAGGTTAAAGCGTTCGACTACGCGCGCATCCGCCGCCGGCTGCGCGAGCTCGCCTTTCTCACCGCGGGCGTCAAGATCACCCTGGAGGATCGGCGCGGCGCTGAACCCAAGCGCGAAGTGTTTCAGGAAAAGGGTGGCGTCGCGGCCTTTGCGCTTACCCTCGCCGAGGGGAACTACCTCTACGACAAACCGGTCCTCATTCGCGGGCACGCCGACGACATCGAGGTCGAGGTCGGGTTCATCCACACGGGCGCCTACGTCCAGACCATCTTGACCTACGCCAACATGATCACCAACCGCGACGGCGGCACCCACTTAACCGGCTTTAAAACCGCCTACACCCGCGTGCTCAACAACTACGCGAAGGCGAAGAACCTGATAAAAAAGGGCGACCCCGCGCCGACGGGTGACGACTTTTTGGAGGGTATCTCGTGTGTCGTGTCGGTCAAGCTCGGCGACCCGCAGTTCGAGTCGCAGGCGAAGGTCAAGCTGTTAAACCCCGAGGCGCAGAGCGCGGTGCAGTCGGTCGTCTACGAACGGCTCACCGAGTTTTTGGAGGAGAACCCGAAGGTCGCCAAAGCGATCATCGAAAAGGCCGTTCACGCCGCCAAAGCGCGCGAGGCGGCGCGCAAGGCGCGCGACCTTGTGCGCCGCGCCAACCCTATCGACAACGACGAGCTGCCCGGCAAGCTCGCCGACTGCCAGTCCGAAGACCCGTCGGTGAGCGAGCTCTACATCGTCGAGGGGAACTCGGCGGGCGGCTCGGCCAAGGGGGGGCGCGAGCGGCGCTTCCAGGCCATCTTGCCGCTCCGCGGAAAAGTCCTCAACGTCGAGAAGGCGCAGCTCAGCAAGGTGCTCAAAAACGCCGAGATCCGCGCGATGATCGCCGCTATCGGCGCGGGGCTCGAGGGCACCGGCGACGACGCGCACTTCGACCTCGAGTCGGTGCGCTACCACCGCATCATCATCATGGCCGACGCCGACGTCGACGGTTCACACATCCGCACGCTGCTCCTGACGTTTTTCTACAACTACATGCGCCCGCTGATCGACGCGGGCTACCTCTACCTGGCGCAGCCGCCCCTTTACGCCGTGCGCTTCGGCCGCGAAAAAGACGTCACCTACGTCTACGACGACGCCGATCTGCAGCGCCTGTTGGCTGAAAACAAGGGGCGTAAGTACGAGCTGCAGCGCTTTAAGGGGCTCGGTGAGATGAACCCCGAGGAGCTGTGGGCGACCACCATGAACCCGGAGACGCGCATCCTTAAAAAAGTCACCGTCGAGGACGCCCTAGACGCCAAGGAGACCTTCGAGGTGCTGATGGGCACCGAGGTGCCGCCGCGCCGCCGCTTTATCGAGGAGAACGCGCACTTGGCGCAGCTCGACGTGTAG
- a CDS encoding endonuclease V: MSALFPTPRDLKSASQLQRELAARVLLTGDLTGVRKVAALDASSRRGEPLVAAAVLWDLAEERVLEVSVAATPPEGLFPYVPGFLSFREAPTYLAALAALSEVPDLLLVDGQGVAHPRGLGIAAHLGVHLDLPSLGVAKSLLYGVPAGELPEEAGSAVPLTARSAQLGWVYRSRARVKPLYLSPGHRLGLREGLELIRALPAPTKLPEPLRQAHLWAGRARREGLRGRFTPQRP; encoded by the coding sequence GTGAGCGCCCTCTTCCCCACTCCCCGCGACCTCAAAAGCGCGAGCCAGCTTCAGCGCGAGCTCGCCGCGCGCGTGCTGTTAACGGGTGACCTTACGGGGGTGCGCAAGGTCGCGGCGCTCGACGCCTCGAGCAGGCGCGGCGAACCCCTCGTCGCGGCGGCGGTGCTGTGGGACCTCGCCGAGGAGCGGGTGCTCGAGGTCAGCGTCGCCGCGACCCCTCCGGAAGGGCTCTTCCCCTACGTCCCGGGGTTTCTCTCCTTCCGCGAAGCACCGACCTACCTAGCGGCGCTCGCCGCGCTTTCAGAAGTGCCGGACCTGCTGCTCGTCGACGGCCAAGGGGTCGCGCACCCGCGGGGGCTGGGTATCGCCGCGCACCTAGGGGTGCACCTCGACCTGCCGAGCTTAGGGGTCGCCAAAAGCCTCCTCTACGGCGTTCCTGCGGGTGAGCTGCCCGAGGAAGCTGGCAGCGCGGTGCCCCTCACTGCCAGAAGCGCGCAGCTCGGCTGGGTCTACCGCTCGCGCGCGCGCGTCAAACCCCTCTACCTCTCGCCGGGGCACCGCCTGGGACTACGGGAGGGGCTCGAGCTCATTCGCGCCCTGCCCGCCCCCACCAAGCTCCCCGAACCGCTGCGGCAAGCGCACCTGTGGGCCGGGCGGGCGCGCAGAGAGGGGTTGAGGGGCCGCTTTACGCCGCAGCGGCCCTGA
- a CDS encoding NAD(P)H-hydrate epimerase, with amino-acid sequence MFPSPSERAQRRAGGAPEALPTLAWAEVPKMSAAQARHLTTLATGRYGFELQTLMERAGESLAGLAAHLAPDGPVLVVAGRGHNGGVGLAAAHCLARARRAVWVVPTHEAENYSGVPKELLERLAELPNVRLRSSLPKMKFSCALDAAVGMRLEGPPRGRTLDVITVLNNLGCKVLSLDVPTGLAADSGEVPGDVVRASATLALALPKPGTPPGGVVGDLYLASFDLPEALFHDVGLEPFVAPSPWARIV; translated from the coding sequence ATGTTCCCGAGCCCGTCTGAACGCGCTCAGCGGCGCGCGGGGGGCGCTCCGGAGGCGCTGCCGACGCTCGCTTGGGCGGAGGTGCCGAAGATGAGCGCCGCGCAAGCGCGCCACCTCACCACGCTCGCTACCGGACGTTACGGGTTCGAACTGCAAACCCTGATGGAACGCGCCGGCGAGAGCCTGGCGGGGCTCGCGGCGCACCTCGCCCCCGACGGTCCGGTCTTGGTCGTCGCGGGGCGCGGTCACAACGGCGGGGTCGGGCTCGCCGCCGCTCACTGCCTCGCCCGCGCGCGCCGCGCCGTGTGGGTGGTGCCGACCCACGAAGCGGAGAACTACTCGGGGGTGCCCAAAGAGCTCCTCGAGCGCCTCGCGGAGCTGCCCAACGTGCGTTTGCGCAGCAGCTTGCCTAAGATGAAGTTCAGCTGCGCCCTTGACGCCGCTGTCGGCATGCGGCTCGAAGGTCCCCCGCGCGGCCGCACCTTGGACGTAATCACCGTCCTTAACAACCTGGGCTGCAAGGTCTTGTCGCTCGATGTCCCGACCGGCCTAGCGGCCGACAGCGGCGAGGTGCCGGGCGACGTCGTAAGAGCCTCGGCCACCCTCGCGCTCGCCCTCCCCAAACCGGGGACCCCCCCCGGCGGGGTCGTCGGCGACCTCTACCTCGCCAGCTTCGATCTCCCCGAGGCGCTCTTTCACGACGTGGGGCTCGAGCCCTTCGTCGCCCCGAGCCCCTGGGCGCGGATCGTCTAG
- a CDS encoding YebC/PmpR family DNA-binding transcriptional regulator, which produces MAGHSKWAQIKRKKAANDKQRGKTISKHIRAVQAAVRSGGSGDPSANLALKNALAAAKSDDVPQDNIDRAIERALGGGEGGNFDEVVYEGYGPAGVALLVEALTDNRNRTVAEVRHAFNKHGGSMSGSTAWQFESKGIITLADTSERAQELAIELGAEDLEVGEQLTITTAPGDLYTVLEGLQAAGLETDVAQLTKVPQTTTSVTGEEAAKLARLIEALEDLDDVQSVYSTAELDNVPEPV; this is translated from the coding sequence ATGGCCGGTCACAGCAAATGGGCCCAGATCAAACGCAAAAAAGCGGCCAACGACAAGCAGCGCGGCAAAACCATCAGCAAACACATCCGCGCGGTGCAGGCGGCGGTGCGATCGGGGGGGAGCGGCGACCCGAGCGCCAACTTGGCGCTTAAAAACGCCCTCGCTGCGGCAAAGTCCGACGACGTCCCGCAGGACAATATCGACCGCGCGATCGAACGCGCCCTCGGGGGGGGTGAGGGGGGCAACTTCGACGAGGTCGTCTACGAGGGCTACGGCCCCGCTGGGGTTGCCCTACTCGTCGAAGCGCTGACCGACAACCGCAACCGCACCGTCGCCGAGGTGAGGCACGCGTTTAACAAACATGGCGGCAGCATGTCGGGCTCGACCGCCTGGCAGTTTGAAAGCAAGGGCATCATCACGCTTGCGGACACCAGCGAGCGGGCGCAAGAGCTCGCCATCGAGCTCGGCGCCGAAGACCTCGAGGTCGGCGAGCAGCTCACCATCACCACCGCCCCCGGGGACCTCTACACGGTGCTCGAGGGGTTGCAAGCGGCGGGCTTGGAGACCGACGTCGCCCAACTCACCAAGGTGCCGCAGACCACCACGAGCGTTACGGGCGAGGAGGCGGCGAAGCTAGCGCGCCTCATCGAAGCGCTCGAGGATCTCGACGACGTTCAGAGCGTCTACAGCACGGCCGAGCTGGACAATGTTCCCGAGCCCGTCTGA
- a CDS encoding WecB/TagA/CpsF family glycosyltransferase gives MSPALSQASFATADVLGYRVARCTLEEAAHWGLRAAFDGALPKLLVTLNPEIIVRAERDAALRDALHHADLTVADGVGVVWAARRAGVQLPGRVPGVELMTQLLARGGPALRVYFLGARPGVAERAAAAARARFGTAVAGVQHGFFRSDDVEKVVQQVRESRAQLLIAGLGEGQELFLHRHRAALAAPLMIGVGGALDVLAGEVKRAPRWTHQLGLEWLWRVGGDPKRWYRLPRLVRFALLVQRSGLERPTLSG, from the coding sequence ATGTCCCCTGCGCTCTCTCAGGCCAGCTTTGCAACCGCCGACGTCCTCGGCTACCGCGTCGCGCGCTGCACCCTCGAGGAGGCCGCTCACTGGGGCCTACGGGCCGCCTTTGACGGCGCCCTCCCCAAACTGCTCGTCACCCTCAACCCCGAGATCATCGTGCGCGCTGAACGCGACGCGGCGCTGCGCGACGCCCTGCACCACGCCGACCTCACGGTCGCCGACGGCGTCGGTGTCGTCTGGGCCGCCCGCCGCGCGGGGGTGCAGCTGCCGGGCCGGGTCCCCGGCGTCGAGCTCATGACGCAGCTTTTGGCGCGCGGCGGACCCGCGCTAAGGGTCTACTTTTTGGGTGCTAGGCCGGGGGTTGCCGAGCGGGCCGCAGCGGCGGCGCGCGCGCGCTTTGGCACCGCCGTCGCAGGCGTGCAGCACGGCTTTTTTAGGTCAGACGACGTTGAGAAGGTTGTCCAGCAGGTGCGCGAGAGCCGCGCGCAGCTGCTCATAGCGGGCTTGGGCGAAGGCCAGGAGCTCTTTTTGCATCGCCACCGCGCGGCTCTCGCCGCCCCTTTGATGATAGGTGTCGGCGGCGCGCTCGACGTGCTCGCCGGGGAGGTCAAGCGGGCCCCCCGTTGGACGCACCAGTTGGGGCTCGAATGGCTCTGGCGGGTCGGCGGCGACCCGAAGCGCTGGTACCGCTTGCCGCGGCTCGTGCGCTTCGCGCTGCTCGTGCAACGTAGTGGCCTCGAGCGGCCTACGCTCTCTGGCTAA